From Streptomyces asiaticus, one genomic window encodes:
- a CDS encoding shikimate dehydrogenase, whose translation MRGSTRQSRGGREGRESCLVGLIGSGVGPSLSPALHQREADRHGLRYLYRLIDIDPLGLGPDGVGELVRAAARLGFDGLNITHPCKQTVIEHLDGLSEDAALLGAVNTVVFGEDGRAIGHNTDWSGFARSFARGLPDAPTGEIVLLGAGGAGAAVAHALLTVGADRLTLADTDPARAAGLAETLATRFGAARVRTVAPGGLPAAVGDADGLVHATPTGMAAHPGLPLPVELLRTGLWVAEVVYRPLETPLLAAARAAGCRTLDGGGMAVFQAADAFRLFTGREPDAEQMLTDLSDLLELPAGG comes from the coding sequence ATGCGGGGCAGCACGCGGCAGTCGCGGGGAGGCCGGGAGGGGCGGGAGTCCTGTCTGGTGGGGCTGATCGGATCCGGGGTGGGCCCCTCGCTCTCCCCCGCCCTCCACCAGCGCGAGGCCGACCGCCACGGGCTGCGGTATCTCTACCGTCTGATCGACATCGATCCGCTGGGGCTCGGCCCGGACGGGGTGGGCGAGCTGGTGCGGGCCGCCGCCCGGCTGGGCTTCGACGGGCTGAACATCACCCACCCGTGCAAGCAGACGGTGATCGAGCACCTCGACGGGCTGTCGGAGGACGCCGCGCTGCTCGGCGCGGTCAACACGGTGGTGTTCGGCGAGGACGGCCGGGCCATCGGCCACAACACCGACTGGTCCGGCTTCGCCCGCTCCTTCGCCCGCGGTCTGCCCGACGCGCCCACCGGCGAGATCGTGCTGCTCGGCGCGGGCGGGGCGGGCGCCGCCGTCGCCCACGCGCTGCTGACCGTCGGCGCCGACCGGCTGACGCTGGCCGACACCGACCCGGCGCGAGCTGCCGGGCTCGCCGAGACGCTGGCGACACGGTTCGGCGCGGCCCGGGTCCGTACCGTCGCGCCCGGCGGGCTCCCGGCGGCGGTCGGCGACGCCGACGGGCTGGTGCACGCCACCCCCACCGGGATGGCCGCCCACCCCGGGCTGCCGCTGCCCGTGGAGCTGCTGCGGACCGGGCTGTGGGTCGCCGAGGTGGTCTACCGCCCGCTGGAGACCCCGCTGCTGGCCGCCGCCCGCGCGGCCGGCTGCCGCACCCTGGACGGGGGCGGCATGGCCGTCTTCCAGGCCGCCGACGCCTTCCGCCTCTTCACCGGCCGCGAACCCGACGCCGAACAGATGCTCACCGACCTCTCCGACCTGCTCGAGCTCCCCGCCGGAGGCTGA
- the fomD gene encoding cytidylyl-2-hydroxypropylphosphonate hydrolase — protein sequence MTADIVETTGTADIARWAPGDHILWRYRANASHLIHICRPVTVVEDTAELLAVWLAPGTICVKPQLTDGTSVHHEPLSTRYTKPRTTARSQWFGTGVLKLARPGEPWSVWLFWDHGWQFRNWYVNLEEPLVRWDRGMDSEDHFLDIAVYPDRSWEWKDEDEFAQAQRAGLMGPEQAERVRAAGQAAAATIESWGAPFRDGWENWRPDPAWSVPALPADWGRTDKKHTSAHSRS from the coding sequence ATGACAGCGGACATCGTGGAGACGACGGGGACGGCGGACATCGCCCGGTGGGCACCGGGCGACCACATTCTGTGGCGCTATCGGGCGAACGCCTCCCACCTCATCCACATCTGCCGTCCCGTAACCGTCGTCGAGGACACCGCGGAGCTGCTCGCCGTCTGGCTCGCCCCCGGCACCATCTGCGTCAAACCGCAGCTCACCGACGGCACCTCGGTGCACCACGAGCCGCTGTCCACCCGGTACACCAAGCCGCGGACCACCGCGCGGTCCCAGTGGTTCGGCACCGGTGTGCTGAAGCTGGCCCGGCCCGGCGAGCCGTGGTCGGTGTGGCTGTTCTGGGACCATGGCTGGCAGTTCCGGAACTGGTACGTGAACCTGGAGGAGCCGCTGGTCCGCTGGGACCGCGGAATGGACTCCGAGGACCACTTCCTGGACATCGCGGTCTACCCCGACCGCAGCTGGGAATGGAAGGACGAGGACGAGTTCGCGCAGGCGCAGCGGGCCGGGCTGATGGGTCCCGAGCAGGCGGAGCGGGTCCGGGCCGCCGGGCAGGCGGCCGCGGCGACCATCGAGTCCTGGGGAGCGCCCTTCCGGGACGGGTGGGAGAACTGGCGGCCCGACCCCGCGTGGTCCGTGCCCGCTCTTCCGGCGGACTGGGGCCGTACGGACAAGAAGCACACCTCGGCACACTCGAGGTCATGA
- a CDS encoding bifunctional sugar phosphate isomerase/epimerase/4-hydroxyphenylpyruvate dioxygenase family protein → MRKSIATVCLSGTLEEKLTAIAAAGFDGVEIFENDLLASPLSPERIRDRAAELGLTIDLFQPFRDAEAVPEDLLARTLRRAEKKFAVMERLGADLMLVCSSVSPAALDDDALAAEQLRLLAERAAAHGIRIAYEALAWGRHVNTYDHAWRIVRQADHPALGICLDSFHILSRGSDPKGIEEIPGEKIFFLQLADAPLMAMDVLQWSRHYRCFPGQGGLDVAGLLEHVLRAGYDGPLSLEVFNDVFRQGDTARTAVDALRSLIALEEAAGRTDLPAPVVPTGFAFAELASTGPELPALLTELGFARTGRHHSKPVELWEQGDARIVLNSGLDATTGHPEPALAAIGLETPDPAASAGRARALLAPVLPRHRAVADAPLDAVAAPDSTELFFCRTEHPDHPSWTGDFTPRAASASPAGITHIDHVALTQPRHHFDEASLFYRAVLGLRPHESLELADPYGLLRSRAVSGADGSVRLALNVAQIRPGSGPSGSLRQHIALHSRDIVATARRLRERGAPLLPIPDNYYDDLEARHELDPGLHRTLRELGLLYDRDDSGTFLHLYTATVGRVFFEIVQRIDGYQGYGAANAPVRLAAQHARTR, encoded by the coding sequence ATGCGCAAGTCCATCGCCACCGTGTGCCTCAGCGGCACCCTCGAGGAGAAGCTCACCGCCATCGCCGCCGCCGGTTTCGACGGGGTCGAGATCTTCGAGAACGACCTGCTGGCCAGCCCCCTGTCACCGGAACGGATCCGGGACCGGGCCGCCGAACTCGGCCTGACCATCGACCTCTTCCAGCCGTTCCGCGACGCCGAGGCCGTGCCCGAGGACCTCCTGGCCCGCACGCTGCGCCGGGCCGAGAAGAAGTTCGCGGTCATGGAGCGGCTCGGGGCGGATCTGATGCTGGTGTGCTCCAGCGTCTCCCCCGCCGCCCTCGACGACGACGCCCTCGCCGCCGAGCAGCTGCGGCTGCTTGCCGAACGGGCCGCCGCCCACGGCATCCGCATCGCCTACGAGGCGCTGGCCTGGGGGCGGCATGTGAACACCTACGACCACGCCTGGCGGATCGTCCGGCAGGCCGACCACCCCGCGCTCGGCATCTGCCTGGACAGCTTCCACATCCTCTCGCGCGGTTCGGACCCCAAGGGCATCGAGGAGATCCCCGGCGAGAAGATCTTCTTCCTCCAGCTCGCCGACGCCCCGCTGATGGCCATGGACGTCCTCCAGTGGAGCCGCCACTACCGCTGCTTCCCCGGCCAGGGCGGTCTCGACGTGGCCGGGCTGCTGGAGCACGTCCTGCGGGCCGGCTACGACGGGCCGCTGTCCCTGGAGGTCTTCAACGACGTCTTCCGGCAGGGCGACACCGCTCGCACCGCCGTGGACGCGCTGCGCTCGCTGATCGCCCTGGAGGAGGCCGCGGGCCGCACCGATCTGCCCGCCCCCGTCGTCCCCACCGGCTTCGCCTTCGCCGAACTGGCCTCCACCGGCCCGGAGCTGCCCGCGCTGCTGACCGAGCTGGGCTTCGCCCGCACCGGCCGCCACCACTCCAAGCCCGTGGAACTGTGGGAGCAGGGCGACGCCCGGATCGTCCTCAACTCCGGGCTCGACGCCACCACCGGGCACCCCGAACCGGCGCTCGCCGCCATCGGCCTGGAGACCCCCGACCCGGCCGCCTCCGCGGGCCGGGCCCGGGCCCTGCTCGCCCCCGTACTGCCGCGCCACCGGGCCGTGGCGGACGCCCCGCTGGACGCGGTGGCCGCGCCCGACTCCACCGAGCTCTTCTTCTGCCGCACCGAACACCCCGACCACCCCAGCTGGACCGGCGATTTCACCCCGCGCGCCGCCTCCGCCTCCCCCGCCGGGATCACCCATATCGACCATGTGGCGCTCACCCAGCCCCGGCACCACTTCGACGAGGCGTCGCTGTTCTACCGCGCCGTCCTGGGGCTGCGGCCGCACGAGTCCCTGGAACTGGCCGATCCGTACGGGCTGCTGCGCAGCCGGGCCGTCTCGGGCGCCGACGGCTCGGTGCGGCTCGCGCTCAACGTGGCCCAGATCCGCCCGGGTTCGGGGCCGTCCGGCTCGCTGCGGCAGCACATCGCGCTGCACAGCCGGGACATCGTCGCCACCGCGCGCCGGCTGCGGGAACGCGGCGCGCCCCTGCTGCCCATCCCCGACAACTACTACGACGACCTCGAAGCGCGCCATGAGCTCGACCCCGGGCTCCATCGCACCCTGCGGGAGCTCGGCCTGCTCTACGACCGGGACGACAGCGGCACCTTCCTGCACCTGTACACGGCCACCGTCGGCCGGGTCTTCTTCGAGATCGTCCAGCGGATCGACGGCTACCAGGGCTATGGCGCGGCCAACGCGCCCGTACGCCTGGCCGCCCAGCACGCCCGCACCCGCTGA
- a CDS encoding SpoIIE family protein phosphatase, protein MWDADRNAARGASRRPGANGGTGPDEQPPAAQGDGRGREAARRGTGAGEHPERPCEASATAGAGEAHTATGSGEAHAAAGSGETHAAAGSSESHAAAGSGDPHTAPGSNDARRASGSGDAHTAAATAGEVAYSAPEGGAPTVPPAGGSAAAEAATARDRSGDRLRFVGAATRRIARGIDLDEIVLGLCRATVPTFADAILVYLRDPLPVGDERPVGPVVLRLRRTDRIPLDQDTDSGRLSLLPSQPDLSPAVGGGPAAELCEVEAGGPLAEVLRGVRPVFGDSQAARAALPELLGEGPSVATGQRTVLAPLRGRRRVIGAAVFVRRPDRPPFEPDDLLVAAQLATHTALGVDKAVLYGREVYIADELQRTMLPDSLPQPTGVRLASRYLPAAETARVGGDWYDAIPLPGNRVALVVGDVMGHSMTSAAIMGQLRTTAQTLAGLDLPPQEVLHHLDEQAQRLGTDRMATCLYAVYDPVAHRIVVANAGHPPPLLLHRGGRAEVLRVPPGAPIGVGGVDFEAVELDAPAGATLMLYTDGLVESRMRDVWTGIEQLRERLTATARLTGPNPPPLEPLCDEVLDMLGPGDRDDDVALLAARFEGIAPSDVAYWFLDPKAQTAGQARRLARRALARWDLDDLTDAVELLVSEVVTNAVRYAERPITLRLLRTDVLRCEVGDDVPQLPRLRQARPSDEGGRGLYLVNRMARRWGATRLSTGKVVWFELAMPS, encoded by the coding sequence GTGTGGGACGCGGATCGCAATGCCGCAAGAGGCGCGTCGCGCCGGCCGGGAGCGAACGGCGGCACCGGCCCCGACGAGCAGCCCCCGGCCGCCCAGGGCGACGGACGCGGCCGGGAAGCGGCGCGCCGGGGCACCGGCGCGGGCGAGCATCCGGAGCGGCCGTGCGAGGCTTCCGCGACGGCCGGGGCTGGTGAAGCACATACGGCAACCGGATCTGGCGAGGCCCATGCGGCGGCCGGGTCCGGCGAAACGCATGCGGCGGCCGGGTCGAGCGAGTCCCACGCGGCGGCCGGGTCCGGCGATCCACACACAGCACCCGGATCCAACGACGCCCGCAGAGCATCCGGATCCGGCGACGCCCACACCGCGGCGGCCACGGCGGGTGAGGTCGCCTACAGCGCGCCGGAGGGCGGAGCGCCCACCGTGCCGCCCGCGGGCGGCTCCGCGGCCGCCGAGGCGGCCACCGCGCGGGACCGGAGCGGCGACCGGCTGCGGTTCGTGGGGGCCGCCACCCGCCGGATCGCCCGGGGCATCGACCTGGACGAGATCGTGCTGGGCCTGTGCCGGGCCACCGTGCCCACCTTCGCCGACGCGATCCTGGTCTATCTGCGCGATCCGCTGCCGGTCGGCGACGAGCGCCCGGTCGGCCCGGTGGTGCTGCGGCTGCGCCGCACCGACCGGATCCCGCTGGACCAGGACACCGACAGCGGCCGGCTGTCGCTGCTGCCCTCCCAGCCGGATCTGTCGCCCGCGGTGGGCGGCGGCCCGGCCGCCGAACTGTGCGAGGTGGAGGCGGGCGGCCCGCTGGCCGAGGTGCTGCGCGGGGTGCGGCCGGTCTTCGGCGACTCGCAGGCGGCCCGCGCCGCGCTGCCGGAACTGCTCGGCGAAGGGCCGTCGGTGGCGACCGGTCAGCGCACCGTGCTGGCGCCGCTGCGCGGCCGCCGCCGGGTGATCGGCGCGGCCGTGTTCGTACGCCGCCCGGACCGGCCGCCGTTCGAACCCGACGATCTGCTGGTGGCGGCCCAGCTGGCCACCCACACCGCGCTCGGCGTCGACAAGGCGGTGCTGTACGGGCGCGAGGTGTACATCGCGGACGAGCTCCAGCGCACCATGCTGCCCGACTCGCTGCCGCAGCCCACCGGCGTCCGGCTGGCCAGCCGCTATCTGCCCGCGGCCGAGACCGCGCGGGTCGGCGGCGACTGGTACGACGCGATCCCGCTGCCGGGCAACCGGGTGGCGCTGGTGGTCGGCGATGTGATGGGCCATTCGATGACCTCCGCCGCGATCATGGGCCAGCTGCGCACCACCGCGCAGACCCTCGCCGGGCTCGACCTGCCGCCCCAGGAGGTGCTGCACCACCTGGACGAGCAGGCCCAGCGGCTGGGCACCGACCGCATGGCCACCTGCCTGTACGCGGTCTACGACCCCGTCGCGCACCGCATCGTGGTGGCCAACGCGGGCCATCCGCCGCCGCTGCTGCTGCACCGGGGCGGCCGCGCCGAGGTGCTGCGGGTGCCGCCGGGGGCGCCGATCGGGGTCGGCGGTGTCGACTTCGAGGCGGTCGAGCTGGACGCGCCCGCCGGGGCCACCCTGATGCTCTACACCGACGGCCTGGTCGAGTCGCGGATGCGCGATGTGTGGACCGGGATCGAGCAGCTGCGGGAGCGGCTGACCGCCACCGCCCGGCTCACCGGCCCCAACCCGCCGCCGCTTGAGCCGCTGTGCGACGAGGTGCTGGACATGCTCGGCCCCGGCGACCGCGACGACGACGTGGCGCTGCTCGCGGCCCGGTTCGAGGGCATCGCGCCCAGCGATGTCGCGTACTGGTTCCTGGACCCCAAGGCGCAGACCGCCGGGCAGGCGCGCCGACTGGCCCGCCGGGCGCTGGCCCGCTGGGACCTCGACGATCTGACGGACGCGGTGGAGCTGCTGGTCAGCGAGGTGGTGACGAACGCGGTGCGCTACGCGGAGCGGCCCATCACGCTGCGGCTGCTGCGCACGGACGTCCTGCGCTGCGAGGTCGGCGACGATGTGCCGCAGCTCCCCCGGCTGCGCCAGGCCCGGCCGTCCGACGAGGGCGGGCGCGGGCTGTATCTGGTGAACCGGATGGCGCGGCGCTGGGGCGCGACCCGGCTGTCCACGGGCAAGGTCGTCTGGTTCGAGCTCGCGATGCCGTCCTGA
- a CDS encoding class I SAM-dependent methyltransferase has protein sequence MSGEDEHGDGYEGYADFDRLALDRSGQAEAFDHIGDRYDDAFPHKEGQIDAGRWLAETLPPGSRVLDVGCGTGLPTARQLVDAGHEVVGIDISPGMLKLARDNVPEATFHHVDIVDLRVGGRYGPGGPRELGPFDGIAAYFTLLLLPRPEIPYALRTLHAVLRPGGLLGLGMVEADIDDFPIPFLGNSVRVSGYLRDELRQAVRDAGFEVAGEDSHAYAPASTDVPPEIQLYLNCRRRA, from the coding sequence GTGAGCGGTGAGGACGAGCACGGGGACGGTTACGAGGGCTACGCGGACTTCGACCGCCTCGCGCTGGACCGCAGCGGTCAGGCGGAAGCCTTCGACCACATCGGCGACCGCTACGACGACGCCTTTCCGCACAAGGAGGGCCAGATCGACGCCGGCCGCTGGCTGGCCGAGACGCTTCCGCCCGGCTCCCGGGTGCTCGACGTCGGCTGCGGTACGGGCCTGCCCACGGCCCGTCAGCTGGTCGACGCGGGGCACGAGGTGGTCGGCATCGACATCTCCCCGGGAATGCTCAAGCTGGCCCGGGACAATGTGCCGGAGGCCACCTTCCACCATGTGGACATCGTCGATCTGCGGGTGGGCGGCCGGTACGGCCCCGGAGGCCCCCGGGAGCTCGGCCCGTTCGACGGCATCGCCGCCTACTTCACGCTGCTGCTGCTGCCCCGCCCGGAGATCCCGTACGCACTGCGGACCCTGCACGCCGTCCTGAGACCCGGGGGGCTGCTGGGGCTGGGCATGGTGGAGGCGGACATCGACGACTTCCCCATTCCGTTCCTCGGCAACTCGGTCCGGGTATCCGGTTATCTGCGGGACGAGCTGCGCCAGGCCGTCCGCGATGCGGGCTTCGAGGTCGCCGGGGAGGACTCGCACGCGTACGCCCCGGCCAGCACGGACGTACCACCCGAGATCCAGCTCTATCTGAACTGCCGACGACGTGCCTGA
- a CDS encoding class II fumarate hydratase, producing the protein MTDESHRDDGPQEGYRIEHDSMGEVRVPAHAKWRAQTQRAVENFPVSGQRLERAHIQALARIKGAAALVNAELGVVDKDVAGAISEAAAEVAEGRWDDHFPVDVFQTGSGTSSNMNTNEVLATLASERLGRPVHPNDHVNASQSSNDVFPSSIHIAATAAVTGDLIPALAHLAEALERKAAEFAEVVKAGRTHLMDATPVTLGQEFGGYAAQVRYGIERLRASLPRLAELPLGGTAVGTGINTPPGFAAAVITELTRTTGLPLTEARDHFEAQGARDGLVETSGQLRTIAVGLTKIANDLRWMASGPRTGLAEIALPDLQPGSSIMPGKVNPVIPEATLMVAAQVTGNDTTVATAGAAGNFELNVMLPVIAKNLLESIRLLTNVSRLLADRTIDGITADAERAREYAESSPSVVTPLNRYLGYEEAAKVAKRSLAERKTIREVVLESGYVERGLLTLDQLDEALDVLRMTHP; encoded by the coding sequence ATGACCGACGAGAGCCACCGCGACGACGGCCCCCAGGAGGGCTACCGCATCGAGCACGACTCGATGGGAGAGGTCAGGGTGCCCGCGCACGCCAAGTGGCGCGCCCAGACCCAGCGGGCGGTGGAGAACTTCCCCGTCAGCGGGCAGCGCCTGGAGCGGGCGCACATCCAGGCGCTGGCCCGGATCAAGGGCGCGGCCGCCCTGGTCAACGCCGAGCTGGGCGTGGTGGACAAGGACGTCGCGGGGGCGATCTCGGAGGCGGCGGCCGAGGTCGCCGAGGGCCGCTGGGACGACCACTTCCCGGTGGACGTCTTCCAGACCGGCTCCGGCACCTCGTCCAACATGAACACCAACGAGGTGCTGGCCACGCTGGCGAGCGAGCGCCTGGGCCGCCCGGTGCACCCCAATGACCACGTCAACGCCAGCCAGTCCTCCAACGACGTCTTCCCCTCGTCCATCCACATCGCGGCCACCGCGGCCGTCACCGGCGATCTGATCCCGGCCCTGGCCCATCTGGCGGAGGCGCTGGAGCGCAAGGCCGCCGAGTTCGCCGAGGTGGTCAAGGCGGGGCGGACCCATCTGATGGACGCCACTCCGGTGACCCTCGGTCAGGAGTTCGGCGGCTACGCGGCCCAGGTGCGGTACGGGATCGAGCGGCTGCGCGCCTCGCTCCCCCGGCTGGCCGAGCTGCCGCTGGGCGGTACGGCGGTGGGCACCGGGATCAACACCCCGCCCGGGTTCGCCGCCGCCGTCATCACCGAGCTGACCCGCACCACCGGGCTGCCGCTGACCGAGGCCAGGGACCACTTCGAGGCGCAGGGCGCGCGGGACGGGCTGGTCGAGACGTCCGGACAGCTGCGGACCATCGCGGTCGGCCTCACCAAGATCGCCAACGATCTGCGCTGGATGGCCTCGGGCCCGCGCACCGGGCTCGCCGAGATCGCGCTGCCCGATCTCCAGCCCGGCTCGTCGATCATGCCGGGGAAGGTCAACCCGGTGATCCCCGAGGCCACGCTGATGGTCGCGGCGCAGGTCACCGGCAATGACACCACCGTCGCCACGGCCGGGGCCGCCGGGAACTTCGAGCTCAATGTGATGCTCCCGGTGATCGCCAAGAATCTGCTGGAGTCGATCCGGCTGCTGACCAATGTCTCGCGGCTGCTCGCGGACCGCACGATCGACGGGATCACCGCCGACGCCGAGCGGGCCCGGGAGTACGCGGAGTCCTCGCCGTCCGTCGTGACCCCGCTCAATCGCTACCTCGGGTACGAGGAGGCGGCGAAGGTGGCCAAGCGGTCGCTTGCCGAGCGCAAGACGATCCGCGAGGTGGTGCTGGAGTCCGGCTACGTGGAGCGGGGGCTGCTGACGCTCGACCAGCTGGACGAGGCCCTTGACGTCCTGCGCATGACACATCCTTAG
- a CDS encoding TetR/AcrR family transcriptional regulator, whose protein sequence is MSDQPPKNSRLRDAVRTQAEILDVATREFAERGYAGARVDEIAALTRTTKRMIYYYFGGKEQLYIKVLERAYTGIREAEQAVDVTGLDPAEAIRHLAELTFDHHTEHADFIRLVSIENIHRAEHLAKSETLAKAGTPVIDLISGILARGREQGVFRGDADAVDVHLMISSFAVFPVANQHTFGTLFGRDPLDPGRRAHYRRMVGDMVVAYLRAGA, encoded by the coding sequence ATGAGCGATCAGCCGCCGAAGAACAGCCGTCTCCGCGACGCCGTCCGCACCCAGGCCGAGATCCTGGACGTCGCCACCCGCGAATTCGCCGAGCGCGGCTACGCCGGGGCCCGCGTCGACGAGATAGCCGCCCTCACCCGCACCACCAAGCGGATGATCTACTACTACTTCGGCGGCAAGGAACAGCTCTACATCAAGGTCCTGGAGCGCGCCTACACCGGCATCCGCGAGGCCGAACAGGCCGTGGACGTCACCGGTCTCGACCCCGCCGAGGCCATCCGGCACCTGGCCGAGCTGACCTTCGACCACCACACCGAACACGCCGACTTCATCCGGCTGGTGTCCATCGAGAACATCCACCGGGCCGAGCACCTGGCCAAGTCCGAGACGCTGGCCAAGGCCGGCACACCGGTGATCGACCTGATCTCCGGGATCCTCGCCCGCGGCCGGGAGCAGGGCGTCTTCCGGGGCGACGCCGACGCCGTCGACGTCCACCTGATGATCAGCTCATTCGCCGTCTTCCCGGTGGCCAACCAGCACACCTTCGGCACCCTCTTCGGCCGCGACCCCCTGGACCCGGGGCGCCGCGCCCACTACCGCCGGATGGTCGGCGACATGGTCGTGGCGTACCTCCGCGCCGGGGCCTGA
- a CDS encoding Nramp family divalent metal transporter, whose amino-acid sequence MSSASSTPSAQRPSPTAAPPDCLDLPDPPPLRTMVGPGVVAVGIGMAAGEIILWPYLTSVGGLGLLWLAVVTLAIQTVINLEIERYTLATGQTVVAGFSRWSTAWGILICLAGAFQYVWPGWATSGSTVLTYLTGGGDVVWITVGSLVGFGVVLTVSPVVYRTIEKVELVKVILTLFFLAVVAVAVIGWHTWTTAGEKTVTGAGRIPDGITFTMILSALGAAGAGGVHNLVLSNWIRDKGYGMGAHVPKLVSPITGQSEASGADRYAFPEDEANLARWRVWWRRANTEHIVSFFVICLVTIGLMSMLAYETLFGRDDVENSPEFLRLQGDLLGQQVGDWLKILFFAVATVSLWAASIGLLDIIGRVVSDFAKRTYLRDSAFWTEGRLYFAVVWAEVAIGSAILLSGVNQPIVLLTISTCTASLVTLVYTALLIRLNRRDLPAAVRLRGPRLGMMLLAIGFYGFFALAMLKSQIEENF is encoded by the coding sequence ATGTCGTCAGCGTCGTCGACACCGTCCGCCCAGCGCCCGTCCCCCACCGCCGCCCCGCCCGACTGTCTCGATCTGCCCGATCCACCACCGCTGCGCACGATGGTCGGCCCGGGGGTCGTCGCCGTCGGGATCGGCATGGCGGCGGGCGAGATCATCCTCTGGCCGTATCTGACCTCGGTCGGCGGGCTCGGACTGCTGTGGCTCGCGGTGGTGACCCTGGCCATCCAGACCGTGATCAACCTGGAGATCGAGCGCTACACCCTGGCCACCGGGCAGACCGTGGTCGCCGGATTCTCCCGCTGGTCCACGGCGTGGGGCATCCTGATCTGCCTGGCCGGGGCGTTCCAGTACGTCTGGCCGGGCTGGGCCACCTCCGGATCGACCGTGCTCACCTATCTGACCGGCGGCGGCGATGTCGTCTGGATCACCGTGGGCTCGCTGGTGGGCTTCGGGGTGGTGCTGACCGTCTCACCGGTGGTCTACCGCACGATCGAGAAGGTCGAGCTGGTCAAGGTCATCCTGACGCTGTTCTTCCTCGCCGTCGTCGCGGTCGCCGTCATCGGGTGGCACACCTGGACCACGGCGGGCGAGAAGACCGTCACCGGCGCCGGCCGGATCCCGGACGGCATCACCTTCACCATGATCCTCAGCGCGCTGGGCGCCGCCGGGGCGGGCGGGGTGCACAACCTGGTGCTCAGCAACTGGATCCGGGACAAGGGTTACGGCATGGGCGCCCATGTCCCCAAGCTGGTCTCCCCCATCACCGGCCAGTCGGAGGCGTCGGGCGCCGACCGCTACGCCTTTCCGGAGGACGAGGCCAATCTGGCCCGCTGGCGGGTCTGGTGGCGGCGGGCCAACACCGAACACATCGTGTCGTTCTTCGTGATCTGCCTGGTGACGATCGGGCTGATGAGCATGCTCGCGTACGAAACCCTCTTCGGGCGCGACGATGTGGAGAACAGCCCGGAGTTCCTGCGGCTCCAGGGCGATCTGCTGGGGCAGCAGGTGGGCGACTGGCTGAAGATCCTGTTCTTCGCGGTGGCGACAGTCTCGCTCTGGGCCGCCTCGATCGGACTGCTCGACATCATCGGACGGGTGGTCAGCGACTTCGCCAAGCGCACCTACCTGCGCGACTCGGCCTTCTGGACCGAGGGTCGGCTGTACTTCGCGGTGGTGTGGGCCGAGGTCGCCATCGGCTCGGCGATCCTGCTGTCCGGGGTGAACCAGCCGATCGTGCTGCTGACCATCTCCACCTGCACCGCCTCCCTCGTCACCCTCGTCTACACGGCGCTGCTGATCCGGCTCAACCGCCGCGATCTGCCGGCCGCCGTACGGCTGCGGGGGCCACGGCTGGGCATGATGCTG